Proteins from a single region of Theileria parva strain Muguga chromosome 1, complete sequence, whole genome shotgun sequence:
- a CDS encoding putative integral membrane protein: MYIIFSYYSPFPFFLINLFFCKCLLLNNIFGVSNKFKDRNFNLFFLNHTRNLSQTYNLKEVQKCTLPSKSKKLNSQLNSVHTDTHTIDDDVARILFGLDDPLEIGRTYINSEGKIINKKKSLYSIGDLSHVDDFFEGKFRVEWTVRGVKEKLQYRYRDSHTLPLTTSRFSLAGIKGFVLRLWLDGHKGSKKGHIAMSLVQQEHWTSLDSPICLFAGKIVKGPFFYRSPEYTQCSKSFCPLEDVVENNTIKLGVMIAKREDNSINSKPP, translated from the exons ATGTATATTATCTTTTCATATTACTCACCTTTTCCATTTtttctaataaatttgtttttttgTAAGTGCCTTCTCCTAAATAATATCTTCGGGGtttcaaataaatttaaagatcgaaattttaatcttttttTCTTAAACCATACAAGAAATTTATCGCAAACTTACAATTTAAAAGAGGTTCAAAAGTGTACACTACCTTCTAAATCAAAAAAACTGAACTCTCAACTAAATTCAGTCCATACTGATACACATACGATCGATGATGACGTTGCTAGGATTTTATTTGGTCTAGACGACCCTCTTGAGATTGGTCGTACCTATATAAACTCTGAGGGcaagataataaataagaaAAAGAGTTTGTACTCAATTGGTGATTTATCTCATGTGGACGACTTCTTTGAGGGTAAATTTCGTGTAGAATGGACTGTTAGAGGTGTTAAAGAG aAACTCCAATATCGATATAGAGATAGTCACACACTACCTCTTACAACTAGTAGATTCAGTTTAGCTGGAATTAAGGGGTTTGTTCTTAGACTTTGGCTAGACGGTCATAAAGGATCCAAAAAGGG GCATATAGCCATGAGTCTGGTACAACAGGAGCACTGGACTTCTTTAGACTCTCCGATTTGTTTATTTGCTGGGAAAATAGTTAAAGGGCCTTTTTTCTATAGATCCCCTGAGTATACCCAG TGTTCTAAATCTTTTTGTCCACTTGAAGACGTTGTTGAAAATAACACCATTAAACTAGGAGTAATGATCGCAAAGCGTGAGGATAACTCTATTAACTCTAAACCTCCCTAA